One window of the Brevundimonas goettingensis genome contains the following:
- the arsC gene encoding arsenate reductase (glutaredoxin) (This arsenate reductase requires both glutathione and glutaredoxin to convert arsenate to arsenite, after which the efflux transporter formed by ArsA and ArsB can extrude the arsenite from the cell, providing resistance.), with protein MTVRLFHNPRCSTSRNALALLRERGVEPEIVDYLKTGWDAATLNRLASETGGGLRGLLRTKEEGAKILLAADASDAAILKAMIAEPILVERPILETDKGARIGRPIERVLEVL; from the coding sequence TTGACCGTTCGCCTGTTCCACAATCCCCGCTGCAGCACCTCGCGCAATGCGCTGGCGCTGTTGCGGGAGCGGGGCGTCGAGCCGGAGATCGTCGACTATCTGAAGACCGGCTGGGACGCCGCGACGCTGAACCGGCTGGCTTCGGAGACCGGCGGCGGTCTCAGGGGCTTGCTGCGGACCAAGGAGGAGGGCGCCAAGATCCTCCTCGCCGCCGACGCCTCCGACGCCGCCATCCTCAAGGCCATGATCGCCGAGCCGATCCTGGTCGAACGCCCCATCCTCGAAACCGACAAGGGCGCCCGCATCGGCCGCCCGATCGAACGGGTGCTGGAGGTCCTCTAG
- a CDS encoding NAD(P)H-dependent flavin oxidoreductase, with protein sequence MSLLDRLSVSLPILQAPMAGVSTPEMAAAVSNAGALGGIAVGATDATGPAAMITAVRALTPRPFNVNVFVHTTPVADPAREDDWLGVLAPLFAGFGAEPPARLKTIYQSFNDDAAMQALLVETAPPVVSFHFGLPGADVIAALKASGCVLLATATSLAEARAVEAAGIDAVVAQGWEAGGHRGVFDPDAADDRLGTMALTRLLVERTSLPVIAAGGIMDGRGVRAALDLGAVAAQLGTAFIACPESLADSFYREALASEAADHTVMTHAISGRPARCLANRFTAWGQANALPAPAYPIAYDAGKALNAAAKAHGDGGFGAQWAGQGAPLARSMPAAELVARLVREMAAGV encoded by the coding sequence ATGAGCCTTCTCGACCGGCTGAGCGTGTCGCTGCCCATCCTGCAGGCGCCGATGGCCGGGGTCTCGACGCCGGAGATGGCGGCGGCGGTCTCCAACGCCGGAGCGCTGGGCGGGATCGCGGTCGGGGCCACGGATGCGACCGGGCCGGCGGCGATGATCACGGCGGTGCGCGCCCTGACCCCGCGTCCGTTCAATGTGAACGTCTTCGTCCATACGACGCCGGTTGCGGACCCGGCGCGGGAGGACGACTGGCTGGGGGTCCTCGCGCCCCTGTTCGCCGGGTTCGGAGCCGAACCGCCGGCGCGGCTGAAGACGATCTATCAGAGCTTCAATGACGATGCGGCGATGCAGGCCCTGCTGGTGGAGACGGCCCCGCCGGTGGTCAGCTTCCACTTCGGCCTGCCCGGCGCGGATGTGATCGCGGCGCTGAAGGCGTCCGGCTGCGTCCTGCTGGCGACCGCGACGAGCCTCGCCGAGGCCCGCGCCGTCGAGGCGGCCGGGATCGACGCCGTGGTCGCCCAGGGCTGGGAGGCCGGCGGCCATCGCGGCGTCTTCGATCCGGACGCGGCCGACGACCGGCTGGGGACGATGGCCCTGACCCGACTGCTGGTCGAGCGGACATCCCTGCCCGTCATCGCGGCGGGCGGGATCATGGACGGGCGCGGCGTGCGGGCGGCGCTGGACCTTGGCGCGGTCGCGGCCCAGCTGGGCACAGCCTTCATCGCCTGCCCGGAGAGCTTGGCCGACAGCTTCTATCGTGAGGCGCTGGCCAGCGAGGCCGCCGACCATACGGTGATGACGCACGCCATCTCCGGTCGACCCGCCCGCTGTCTGGCCAACCGATTTACCGCATGGGGTCAGGCGAACGCCCTGCCCGCTCCCGCCTATCCCATCGCCTATGACGCCGGAAAGGCGCTGAACGCCGCCGCCAAGGCTCACGGCGACGGCGGATTCGGCGCCCAGTGGGCCGGTCAGGGCGCGCCCCTGGCGAGGTCCATGCCGGCAGCGGAACTGGTGGCTCGTCTCGTGCGGGAGATGGCCGCGGGGGTCTAG
- a CDS encoding translocation/assembly module TamB domain-containing protein encodes MTEEPDIVEAFKAEPDTPAKKAVRKRTRLQLAAFIAGIVTASLVAILLIGLIGGRMYLLSDSGRGLVTSFLAGTKISRYGRINVEGLKGDLFDDFTLDRVTITDKKGVWLDARNVRVDWSYLPLLTRRFHADEISADKITLIRRPEIDPPDGKPPQPAPISVDIDRFAANIELLEGFSKEYGRWRLTGAADIPRFGAKDAEVNAYSLNRQGDYLRMTATFGGKPEDLRLNLRANEAQGGPIAGSLGYSPDQPFSAVALINGEIVDATVKTGQFVPLVVRGHYGKAGARISGYADFSGSDLLEPFVKRIGRTARFGFAAVPDETRKGYQGVGWRFISENFNSNARGLIRMSDRSAPDGIQLEVETGSLTRLLGLTLGGRTAWSGTFRGDAATWSLTGRATMLAADIASYKATRMTGPLHIQVKNGRMDIDGDLITNGGSTEGVIGALFGATPRLKVEAARMKDGAFLFEKIDLVGQGLLVNGAGTRNLTGGLGFRGTARITDIGRVQKGASGQLAGTITASNRSGQPWRLGFDGRGQKVLTGLSELDRLLGPTPRVQFEGRMEHELTVDKLLVTGTMGEAAARGLMGFDGRLRLALNWNARGPFGVGPVAIDGAMVGNGALTGTLAQPRVDLTAGFDKVDAGPLKLTQTQLILSFRKGLDASDGRVTITSASNYGPAAASGSFFLGGKAIRLTDVDVDAGGVKAQGAISLSDSIPSSADLTFSARPGAFIASGSAEGRVRLTEGGGDDTAILDVTAKNARLTGSTYTIRSLDLEGRGTLSRLPFTLALDVGGDVPIQFNGSGVYARPNNTDQSVTLRGGGRVREISFTTRNPAVIALAGDGKVARVDLNVGGGVLLGELRQDSNAAVIEADLSAVELGSLVSDLRGQITGKVSLRGAGDDLDGIANVTLKQIRSVDAPRGLAVDGTLNATLNNDVLHVVAAANDDTEVRANVDLTLPVEASAAPLRLAVVRTRPMSGTVSVQGQIQPIWDLFLGGERSLAGQVNGNATIAGTIAEPRINGRLDVREGAFRDNATGLRLNGLTMASRFDDTTALIETFAANDGTGGTVTGDGRIGLREGSGSSFELALAKFRIIDNDIAEAHASGPITVVRGADGNITLTGQIAIDDAKIEANPPGVNGVVGMDVVEINRPGGDPPDQDTAKQRGPQFGLNIRLTSPGGDIRVVGRGLNVEMRVNAQVTGTIAQPVLTGNASVVRGDYEFAGKRFVFDDRGTVALSTDPALIRLNLSATRDDPTLSATVKVTGTAAAPKIELTSTPSLPQDEILSQVLFGRSASQLSGFEAAQLASGVASLAGGGGFDVIGNLRELAGLDRLSFGGEASALTVAGGRYITDNVYLEIIGGGEGGAAVNVEWQVRRSLAISSKVGGTGDATLSIRWRRQSRNPGGRADSRPNRN; translated from the coding sequence TTGACCGAGGAACCCGACATCGTCGAAGCCTTCAAGGCCGAGCCGGACACGCCGGCCAAGAAGGCGGTGAGGAAGCGCACGCGACTGCAGCTGGCGGCCTTCATCGCCGGGATCGTGACGGCCTCGCTGGTGGCCATCCTGCTGATCGGCCTGATCGGCGGGCGGATGTATCTGCTTTCGGACTCGGGGCGCGGCCTGGTCACCAGCTTCCTCGCCGGGACCAAGATCAGCCGTTATGGCCGGATCAATGTCGAGGGATTGAAGGGCGACCTGTTCGACGACTTCACGCTCGACCGGGTCACCATCACCGACAAGAAGGGCGTCTGGCTGGACGCGCGCAATGTGCGCGTCGACTGGTCGTACCTGCCGCTGCTGACCCGCCGCTTCCATGCCGACGAGATCAGCGCCGACAAGATCACCCTGATCCGCAGGCCCGAGATCGATCCGCCGGACGGCAAGCCGCCCCAGCCCGCCCCGATCAGCGTCGACATCGACCGGTTCGCCGCCAATATCGAGCTGCTGGAGGGCTTCTCCAAGGAATACGGCAGGTGGCGGCTGACCGGCGCCGCCGACATCCCGCGCTTCGGGGCCAAAGACGCCGAGGTCAACGCCTACAGCCTGAACCGTCAGGGCGACTATCTGCGGATGACCGCGACCTTCGGCGGCAAGCCCGAGGACCTGCGGCTGAACCTGCGCGCCAATGAGGCGCAGGGCGGACCGATCGCCGGCTCGCTGGGCTATTCGCCCGACCAGCCCTTCTCGGCCGTGGCCCTGATCAACGGGGAGATCGTCGATGCCACTGTGAAGACCGGCCAGTTCGTCCCGCTGGTGGTCAGGGGGCACTATGGCAAGGCCGGCGCGCGGATTTCGGGCTATGCGGACTTCAGCGGCTCGGACCTGCTGGAGCCTTTCGTCAAACGGATCGGCCGGACCGCCCGCTTCGGCTTCGCCGCCGTGCCGGACGAGACCCGCAAGGGATACCAGGGCGTCGGCTGGCGCTTCATTTCCGAGAATTTCAACTCCAACGCCCGAGGCCTGATCCGGATGTCGGACCGGTCGGCGCCCGACGGGATCCAGTTGGAGGTCGAGACCGGCTCCCTGACCCGGCTGCTGGGTCTCACGCTCGGCGGGCGCACGGCCTGGAGCGGGACCTTCCGCGGCGACGCGGCGACCTGGAGCCTGACCGGCCGCGCCACCATGCTGGCCGCCGACATAGCCAGCTACAAGGCGACCCGGATGACCGGCCCGCTGCATATCCAGGTCAAGAATGGCCGGATGGACATCGACGGCGACCTGATCACCAACGGCGGCTCCACCGAGGGGGTCATCGGCGCCCTGTTCGGCGCGACGCCTCGCCTGAAGGTCGAAGCGGCCCGGATGAAGGACGGCGCCTTCCTGTTCGAGAAGATCGACCTGGTCGGCCAGGGTCTGCTGGTGAACGGCGCCGGCACGCGCAACCTGACCGGCGGCCTCGGTTTCCGGGGTACGGCGCGGATCACCGACATCGGCCGGGTGCAGAAGGGCGCGAGCGGTCAGCTGGCCGGGACCATCACCGCCTCCAACCGCTCGGGTCAGCCGTGGCGGCTCGGCTTCGATGGACGCGGCCAGAAGGTGCTGACCGGCCTGTCCGAGCTGGACCGACTGCTGGGCCCGACCCCGCGCGTTCAGTTCGAAGGGCGGATGGAGCATGAGCTGACGGTCGACAAGCTGCTGGTCACCGGGACCATGGGCGAGGCCGCGGCCCGTGGGCTGATGGGCTTCGACGGCCGGCTGCGGCTGGCGCTCAACTGGAACGCCCGAGGGCCGTTCGGCGTCGGGCCGGTGGCCATCGACGGCGCCATGGTCGGCAACGGCGCCCTGACCGGCACCCTGGCCCAGCCGCGCGTGGATCTGACGGCGGGCTTCGACAAGGTCGACGCCGGGCCGCTGAAACTGACCCAGACCCAGCTGATCCTGAGTTTCCGCAAGGGGCTGGACGCCTCCGACGGTCGGGTGACCATCACCAGCGCCTCCAACTATGGCCCCGCCGCCGCCTCGGGCAGCTTCTTCCTGGGCGGAAAGGCGATCCGCCTGACCGATGTGGACGTCGACGCCGGGGGGGTGAAGGCGCAAGGGGCCATATCGCTGTCCGACAGCATCCCGTCGAGCGCCGACCTGACCTTCAGCGCCCGGCCCGGAGCCTTCATCGCCTCGGGCAGCGCCGAGGGCCGCGTCCGCCTGACCGAGGGAGGAGGCGATGACACCGCCATCCTGGACGTCACGGCCAAGAACGCCCGCCTGACCGGCTCGACCTATACGATCCGCAGCCTGGATCTTGAGGGGCGCGGCACCCTGTCCCGCCTGCCCTTCACCCTGGCCCTGGACGTCGGCGGCGACGTGCCGATCCAGTTCAACGGCTCCGGCGTCTATGCCCGCCCCAACAATACCGACCAGAGCGTCACCCTGCGGGGCGGCGGCCGGGTGCGAGAAATCAGCTTCACCACCCGCAACCCGGCGGTCATCGCCCTGGCCGGGGACGGCAAGGTGGCGCGGGTCGACCTGAACGTCGGCGGCGGCGTCCTGCTGGGCGAGCTGCGTCAGGATTCCAATGCGGCGGTCATCGAGGCCGACCTCAGCGCGGTGGAGCTCGGCTCCCTCGTCTCGGACCTGCGCGGCCAGATCACCGGCAAGGTCTCGCTGCGCGGCGCCGGCGATGATCTGGACGGCATCGCCAATGTGACCCTGAAGCAGATCCGCAGCGTCGACGCCCCGCGCGGCCTGGCCGTGGACGGCACCCTGAACGCGACCCTGAACAACGACGTCCTGCATGTCGTCGCCGCCGCCAATGACGACACGGAAGTTCGCGCCAACGTCGACCTGACCCTGCCGGTCGAGGCCTCGGCCGCGCCGCTGCGGCTGGCGGTGGTGCGGACTCGTCCTATGTCGGGCACGGTCTCGGTCCAGGGTCAGATCCAGCCGATCTGGGACCTGTTCCTGGGCGGTGAACGCTCCCTGGCCGGTCAGGTCAACGGCAATGCGACCATCGCCGGCACCATCGCCGAGCCGCGCATCAACGGCCGGCTGGACGTCAGGGAGGGCGCATTCCGCGACAACGCCACGGGCCTGCGCCTGAACGGCCTGACCATGGCCAGCCGGTTCGACGACACCACCGCCCTGATCGAGACCTTCGCCGCCAACGACGGGACCGGCGGCACGGTGACCGGCGACGGCCGCATCGGCCTGCGCGAAGGCTCGGGCTCCAGCTTCGAACTGGCGCTCGCGAAGTTCAGGATCATCGACAACGATATCGCCGAGGCCCACGCCTCCGGGCCCATCACCGTGGTGCGCGGCGCGGACGGCAACATCACCCTGACCGGCCAGATCGCGATCGACGATGCGAAGATCGAGGCCAATCCGCCGGGGGTGAACGGCGTGGTCGGCATGGATGTGGTCGAGATCAACCGCCCCGGCGGCGATCCGCCGGATCAGGACACGGCGAAGCAGCGCGGCCCGCAGTTCGGCCTGAACATCCGCCTGACCTCGCCCGGCGGCGACATCCGGGTGGTCGGGCGCGGCCTGAACGTCGAGATGCGCGTCAACGCCCAGGTCACCGGCACGATCGCCCAGCCGGTCCTGACCGGAAACGCCAGCGTGGTGCGCGGCGACTATGAGTTCGCGGGCAAGCGCTTCGTGTTCGACGACCGGGGCACAGTGGCCCTGTCGACCGATCCGGCCCTGATCCGGCTGAACCTGTCGGCGACGCGCGACGACCCGACCCTGTCGGCGACCGTCAAGGTCACAGGCACCGCCGCCGCACCCAAGATCGAACTGACGTCCACCCCGTCCCTGCCCCAAGACGAGATCCTGTCCCAGGTGCTGTTCGGCCGGTCGGCGTCGCAGCTGTCGGGCTTCGAGGCGGCGCAGCTGGCCTCGGGGGTCGCGTCCCTAGCCGGCGGCGGCGGCTTCGATGTGATCGGCAACCTGCGCGAACTGGCCGGGCTGGACCGGCTGTCGTTCGGCGGCGAGGCCTCGGCCCTGACGGTCGCGGGCGGGCGCTACATCACCGACAACGTCTATCTGGAGATCATCGGCGGCGGCGAAGGCGGGGCGGCGGTCAACGTCGAATGGCAGGTCCGCCGCAGCCTGGCCATCAGCTCCAAGGTCGGGGGCACCGGCGACGCGACCCTGTCGATCCGCTGGCGCCGTCAGAGCCGCAATCCCGGCGGACGGGCCGACAGCCGGCCGAACCGGAACTGA
- a CDS encoding autotransporter assembly complex protein TamA — protein MRLGLIAALLGALASPALAEPKAQIRGEIDAALRAQLARAVGEVDDAPANRFEARRRARSSVELAQALLRSEGYYQATVEDVVEGEDTPVAAINVIPGPRFLISRPVIDWIAPAPAPEVETAVNGELGLNVGDPGRAVDVIAAEGRIVAGLTRRGYADAKTEPRRVVVDHAGFTVQPTYKIVSGLLVRLDGVKLDTEGSTNPNWVAGLAPWREGDTFDPDKVAELERRLLDTGVYDGVGVALAPADQANADGNRPVIVSLNDRPRRILEAGASFSTAEGSGVDVIWTWFNHYNRADTIKFQARAANIDSRLGVDLSLPHWRHPGQTLKLSVAAVNEDTDAYTRTAFTTSADLQQRIGRTSYYSYGLGLDAGRYYENRYDPVTQLPLSFDRDLVILTGRGSAYLDQSNDPLNPTRGYRVTLNVQPTAVAGEDTVLFLRAETQGTMYVPIEKDAHTVLAGRIRIGSIIGGQELTVPSDRLFYSGGGGSVRGYEYQGVNPRLPDNTPRGGLSLFEGSIEVRRDIGESWQAVAFVDAGAIGFQETPNLTNMRYGAGVGARFKLPFGPVRADLAFPLSPQEGDSKFQIYISIGQAF, from the coding sequence GTGCGGCTGGGGCTGATCGCCGCCCTTCTCGGCGCCCTCGCCTCCCCCGCATTGGCCGAGCCCAAGGCCCAGATTCGCGGCGAGATCGATGCCGCCCTGCGCGCCCAGCTGGCCCGCGCCGTGGGCGAGGTCGACGACGCCCCGGCCAACCGCTTCGAGGCCCGCCGCCGCGCCCGCTCCTCGGTCGAACTGGCCCAAGCCCTGCTGCGCTCCGAAGGCTATTACCAGGCGACCGTCGAAGACGTGGTCGAGGGCGAGGACACCCCCGTCGCCGCCATTAACGTCATTCCCGGTCCGCGCTTCCTGATCAGCCGGCCGGTCATCGACTGGATCGCCCCCGCACCCGCGCCCGAGGTGGAGACCGCCGTCAACGGCGAGCTGGGGTTGAACGTCGGCGATCCAGGCCGGGCCGTGGACGTCATCGCCGCCGAGGGCCGGATCGTCGCCGGCCTGACCCGCCGCGGCTATGCCGACGCGAAGACCGAACCGCGCCGGGTGGTGGTCGATCATGCCGGGTTCACGGTGCAACCGACCTACAAGATCGTCTCGGGCCTGCTGGTCCGGCTGGACGGGGTCAAGCTGGATACCGAAGGCTCGACCAATCCGAACTGGGTCGCGGGCCTGGCGCCCTGGCGAGAGGGCGACACCTTCGATCCGGACAAGGTCGCCGAGCTTGAGCGCCGGCTGCTGGACACCGGGGTCTATGACGGCGTCGGCGTAGCGCTTGCCCCTGCCGATCAGGCCAATGCCGACGGCAACCGGCCGGTCATCGTCAGCCTGAACGACCGGCCGCGCCGCATCCTGGAAGCCGGGGCCAGCTTCTCGACCGCCGAAGGCTCCGGCGTCGACGTCATCTGGACCTGGTTCAACCATTACAACCGCGCCGACACGATCAAATTCCAGGCCCGCGCCGCCAATATCGACAGCCGGCTGGGCGTCGATCTGTCCCTGCCCCACTGGCGCCATCCCGGCCAGACGCTGAAACTGTCGGTCGCCGCGGTCAACGAAGACACCGACGCCTATACCCGCACCGCCTTCACCACCTCGGCCGACCTGCAGCAGCGCATCGGCCGGACGTCCTATTACAGCTACGGCCTGGGGCTGGACGCCGGACGCTACTACGAAAACCGGTACGACCCGGTGACCCAGCTGCCGCTGAGCTTCGACCGCGACCTGGTCATCCTGACAGGCCGGGGCAGCGCCTATCTGGATCAATCGAACGACCCGCTGAACCCGACCAGGGGCTATCGCGTCACCCTGAATGTCCAGCCGACGGCGGTGGCGGGCGAGGACACGGTCCTGTTCCTTCGCGCCGAGACGCAAGGGACGATGTATGTCCCGATCGAGAAGGACGCCCATACCGTCCTGGCCGGGCGGATCCGGATCGGCTCGATCATCGGCGGGCAGGAGCTGACGGTGCCGTCGGACCGCCTGTTCTATTCGGGCGGCGGCGGTTCGGTACGCGGCTATGAGTACCAGGGCGTCAACCCGCGCCTGCCCGACAACACCCCGCGCGGCGGCCTGTCCCTGTTCGAGGGCTCCATCGAGGTGCGGCGCGACATCGGAGAGAGCTGGCAGGCCGTGGCCTTCGTCGACGCCGGGGCCATCGGCTTCCAGGAAACGCCCAACCTGACCAATATGCGTTACGGCGCCGGCGTCGGGGCTCGCTTCAAACTGCCGTTCGGTCCCGTGCGCGCCGACCTGGCCTTCCCGCTTTCGCCGCAGGAAGGCGACAGCAAGTTCCAGATCTACATCAGCATCGGTCAGGCGTTTTGA
- a CDS encoding CPBP family intramembrane glutamic endopeptidase, with the protein MVMATCALGFAALVFQGLIWPTEAGRWAAVALFVGLPLAGLRIAAGVHWRALFAPIRLRDLGIGLAFMPLVVLVSAMIALLVMHAGPTAANPIFEQFGKMSGAQLALFAASTLPQLFGEELITILPLLAVLTALRSGVRMPRRAALLIAWIVSALIFGALHLPTYGWHVAQALGVIFAARLALTLPYLVTKSLWASTVTHIVNDWAGFLLVMGITALKG; encoded by the coding sequence ATGGTTATGGCGACCTGCGCCCTGGGCTTCGCCGCCCTGGTCTTCCAGGGCCTGATCTGGCCGACGGAGGCGGGCCGCTGGGCCGCGGTCGCCCTGTTCGTCGGCCTGCCACTCGCGGGCCTGCGGATCGCCGCCGGCGTCCACTGGCGCGCCCTGTTTGCCCCCATCAGGCTCAGGGACCTCGGCATCGGCCTCGCCTTCATGCCGCTGGTGGTGCTGGTCAGCGCCATGATCGCCCTGCTGGTGATGCACGCGGGCCCGACCGCCGCCAACCCGATCTTCGAGCAGTTCGGCAAGATGAGCGGGGCGCAACTGGCGCTGTTCGCCGCCAGCACCCTGCCGCAGCTGTTCGGCGAGGAGCTCATCACCATCCTGCCTCTCCTCGCCGTTTTGACGGCCTTGCGGTCAGGCGTTCGGATGCCGCGTCGGGCGGCCCTTCTGATCGCCTGGATCGTCTCGGCCCTGATCTTCGGCGCCCTGCACCTGCCGACCTACGGCTGGCATGTGGCCCAGGCCCTCGGCGTGATATTCGCGGCCCGCCTGGCGCTGACCCTGCCCTATCTGGTGACGAAGAGCCTCTGGGCCTCGACCGTGACGCACATCGTCAACGACTGGGCCGGCTTCCTGCTGGTGATGGGCATTACCGCCCTGAAGGGCTAG
- a CDS encoding pectate lyase → MLTRRRWLLSAAALPVAANLVPNLAVAEAATPETVKAAMSRATAFMTDKVALHGGYVWSYLADGSRRWGEMEAYPTMIWTQAPGTPEMGQIFLDAYHATGDEQYYRAAEQAADALIAGQHPAGGWNYIIDFAGEDSLKRWYETIGKNGWRLEEFQHYYGNATFDDHATVECGRFLLRLHMEKGDPKYRAAVDRAVGFVLDSQYPNGGWPQRYPRMGQFSNHGRPDYTGFITLNDEVAEENISFLLVVLQQLKDERVRARLIKAMELIIALQQPQPTPGWAMQYTPDLKPATARTYEPASITPHGTAAAVDQLLDYYRLTGERKYLARVPEAIDWIASVELPPEKRAPDGRNFYRNYEPGTGRLIGTHRRGSNAQNGEYWSDFDTEHTQPEKHINVAALRQRYERVAAMTPEQATRDSALLGRGPSLLPRYLITSDVGGSDLNVTETRQAADDATLLVSELNAEGYWPLELRTTSHPYQGDGPPAPPPGFVDRGQVGDDWDTSPFTEPSGPMGISTGTYINNMSRLIRYLDGRR, encoded by the coding sequence ATGCTGACCCGTCGTCGGTGGCTGCTGAGCGCGGCCGCCCTGCCCGTCGCCGCCAATCTCGTTCCAAACCTCGCCGTCGCCGAAGCGGCCACGCCGGAAACGGTGAAGGCGGCCATGAGCCGCGCGACCGCCTTCATGACCGACAAGGTCGCGTTGCACGGTGGCTATGTCTGGTCCTATCTGGCCGACGGCTCGCGCCGCTGGGGCGAGATGGAGGCCTATCCGACCATGATCTGGACCCAGGCCCCGGGCACGCCGGAGATGGGCCAGATCTTCCTCGATGCCTATCACGCCACCGGCGACGAACAGTACTACCGCGCCGCCGAACAGGCCGCCGACGCCCTGATCGCGGGCCAGCATCCGGCGGGCGGCTGGAACTACATCATCGACTTCGCGGGCGAGGACTCGCTGAAGCGCTGGTACGAGACCATCGGCAAGAATGGCTGGCGGCTGGAGGAATTCCAGCACTACTACGGCAACGCCACCTTTGACGACCACGCCACGGTCGAGTGCGGTCGCTTCCTGCTGCGGCTCCACATGGAGAAGGGCGATCCGAAGTACCGGGCGGCGGTCGACCGGGCGGTCGGCTTCGTCCTGGACAGCCAGTATCCGAACGGCGGCTGGCCGCAGCGGTATCCGCGGATGGGCCAGTTCTCGAACCACGGGCGGCCCGACTACACCGGCTTCATCACCCTGAACGACGAGGTGGCGGAGGAGAACATCAGCTTCCTGCTGGTCGTGCTGCAGCAGTTGAAGGACGAGCGGGTGCGCGCGCGCCTGATCAAGGCGATGGAGCTGATCATCGCCCTGCAGCAGCCGCAGCCGACGCCCGGATGGGCCATGCAGTATACGCCGGACCTGAAGCCCGCGACGGCCCGGACCTATGAGCCCGCTTCGATCACCCCGCACGGGACGGCGGCGGCGGTGGACCAGTTGCTCGACTACTACCGGCTGACCGGCGAGCGGAAGTATCTGGCGCGGGTCCCGGAGGCCATCGACTGGATCGCCAGCGTGGAGCTGCCGCCCGAGAAGCGCGCCCCGGACGGCCGCAACTTCTATCGAAACTACGAACCCGGGACCGGGCGGCTGATCGGCACCCACCGGCGGGGCTCGAACGCCCAGAACGGGGAATACTGGTCGGACTTCGACACCGAACACACCCAGCCGGAGAAGCACATCAATGTCGCCGCCCTGCGCCAGCGCTATGAGCGGGTGGCGGCGATGACGCCGGAACAGGCGACGCGGGATTCGGCGCTGCTGGGACGGGGCCCGTCGCTGCTGCCGCGCTATCTGATCACCTCCGACGTCGGCGGCTCGGACCTGAACGTCACCGAGACGCGGCAGGCGGCGGACGACGCGACCCTGCTGGTCAGTGAGCTGAACGCCGAGGGATACTGGCCGCTGGAGCTGCGCACCACCAGCCACCCGTATCAGGGCGACGGTCCGCCGGCCCCGCCGCCGGGCTTCGTCGACCGCGGCCAGGTGGGCGACGACTGGGACACCTCCCCCTTCACCGAGCCGTCAGGGCCGATGGGGATCTCCACCGGGACCTACATCAACAATATGAGCCGGCTGATCCGGTATCTGGACGGGCGCCGATGA